In the genome of Populus trichocarpa isolate Nisqually-1 chromosome 6, P.trichocarpa_v4.1, whole genome shotgun sequence, one region contains:
- the LOC7485250 gene encoding serine carboxypeptidase 24 yields the protein MAVQTKSHLLILSLLLVSSLTTTIVALNRQQELDRISALPGQPAVTFSQFSGYVTVNEKHGRALFYWLTEATAIPDKKPLVLWLNGGPGCSSVAYGASEEIGPFRINRTGLSLYMNKYSWNKEANILFLESPAGVGFSYTNTSSNLKDSGDKRTAQDALVFLTRWMSRFPQYKYREFYIAGESYAGHYVPQLAKKIHDYNKAYPHPIINLKGFIVGNAVTDNYYDSIGTVAFWWTHSMISDRTYRAILDNCNFTEDTASNQCDDAVTYAMNHEFGDIDQYSIYTPSCMQLPNSTVRLKNTLLRRRVSGYDPCTEKYAEKYYNRPEVQKAMHANVTGIPYKWTACSDVLIKNWKDSESSMLPVYKDLIAAGLRIWVFSGDTDSVVPVTATRFSLSHLNLTVKTRWYPWYSGDQVGGWTEVYKGLTFATVRGAGHEVPLFQPRRAFILFRSFLAGEELPKS from the exons ATGGCAGTTCAAACAAAATCCCATCTCTTGATCTTGTCCTTGCTTCTCGTATCTTCACTCACCACCACCATTGTTGCTTTGAATAGACAGCAAGAACTAGATCGAATCTCAGCTCTCCCTGGTCAACCAGCAGTCACGTTTTCACAGTTTTCTGGCTATGTTACTGTCAATGAGAAACATGGGCGTGCACTCTTTTACTGGTTGACAGAAGCTACAGCAATTCCTGACAAGAAACCTCTCGTTCTTTGGCTCAATGGAG GACCAGGTTGTTCATCAGTGGCATATGGAGCATCAGAAGAAATCGGACCGTTTCGGATAAACAGAACTGGTTTATCTCTTTATATGAACAAATATTCATGGAATAAAG AAGCAAATATTCTTTTCCTGGAGTCACCAGCTGGTGTGGGATTCTCATACACAAACACAAGCTCTAATCTTAAAGATTCTGGCGACAAAAGGACAG CTCAAGATGCTCTGGTTTTTCTTACAAGATGGATGTCCAGATTTCCTCAATACAAATATAGAGAATTCTATATTGCTGGTGAAAGTTATGCAG GGCATTATGTTCCCCAGTTGGCAAAGAAAATCCATGATTATAATAAAGCATATCCACATCCCATCATCAATCTCAAAGGATTCATT GTGGGAAATGCAGTCACGGATAACTACTATGATAGCATAGGAACTGTTGCATTTTGGTGGACGCATTCAATGATATCGGATCGGACTTATCGAGCAATTCTTGATAATTGCAATTTCACGGAAGACACAGCCTCTAACCAATGTGATGATGCTGTGACTTATGCAATGAACCATGAATTTGGGGATATTGATCAATACAGCATTTATACACCATCTTGTATGCAACTGCCAAACAGTACTGTAAGGCTGAAAAATACTCTGCTGCGCAGAAGGGTCTCTGGTTATGATCCATGTACTGAGAAATATGCAGAAAAATACTATAATCGACCTGAAGTGCAGAAGGCAATGCATGCTAATGTTACTGGAATTCCTTACAAATGGACTGCTTGCAG CGATGTTCTTATTAAAAACTGGAAGGATTCTGAATCTTCTATGTTACCCGTATACAAGGATCTAATTGCAGCTGGTTTAAGAATCTGGgttttcag TGGTGATACAGATTCGGTGGTTCCAGTGACTGCCACCAGGTTTTCCCTCAGCCACCTTAATCTCACTGTTAAAACCAGGTGGTATCCTTGGTATTCAGGAGACCAG GTTGGAGGATGGACAGAAGTTTACAAGGGGCTAACCTTTGCAACTGTGAGAGGAGCAGGCCATGAAGTTCCCTTATTTCAACCTAGAAGAGCTTTCATTCTTTTCAGATCATTCTTAGCTGGAGAGGAATTACCCAAATCTTGA